atgtatATTGTTGTTaaggttttcaaaaaattactatatttttttcatgcaatttgaacctatttttttaacagaaaaataaattaaatttactttttaactCGTTCAaactcgattacaaatttttaaaatgaagtaCAAACTACtttgtcaaattattttagGAACAACATCGAGTTGTAAAGAaagtattttgtttattatttttcttaaaaatccaaGTTCAAATTTTGCGTTCACGCGATTGCCTAAACAGCTCCTCTTTGGACGTTCTCAGTAGGTCTTATGGCGTTTTCAATGTAAAAGAATTGTGGCTATAACTAAGTCATTTGAAAAGATGTCAACGTCGTTTCAAATCTCAATGTATCTTAGAAATGATATCTACAAAATGGCTtttcaagaattaaaaaaaactagtacttaataaattatggctacttaaatataaagtataaaatattaagtatAAAGACACCAAGgcgtcaaaataaaaaaaactctcagccaatcgaaagaaatttttatttcaaacagcttggtattttttattttttttctattattaaaaataagcttgATATCGCGAAAATCCTAATTCAATGAACCCTAGAACGCAGATTGAGCTTTCTATCCTTCAGAAGTGTCACAAACGATTTTGgttttggtgaaaaaaattcttgcttTTAAACACACAATAACACTGGTAGTTTTTagatattataaataattctgATGGTTTCAACATTGTCGGAAAACAAGTGTCGGTTTTCAAATGGAagttaatttctaatttaaagaGCTAATGTCTTCTGGTTTCTCAGTCCTTGTCAGAAATCCAGTTTCAACGCAAATCCAGATCGAAAAACGCCAGGCATTTAAAAACCGTGTTCACCATTCTAGAAATGTAGCATAAACTGAAACCTACTTATTGCCCACAAGCCAACCGAAACGTATCACAGCATTCAACTCCTGCCAGCAATCAACTAACATTTCGATTTTTGCGCGACCTCAAACTTTTGTCTTCGCACACCTGCATTCcagtttcaattttattaaaatggtgTTTCTCGGCACCTGTACCGAGCAAAATCACGAAAAAATGTGCGGTTTTGGAGGAACGTCTCGGTCCAACGGCCGCACCTTTCACTTTCGGCTATCAATAAATCACGGCGAATTTTGCGCAACCATTGTTGAAATGTCGGCATTTGTATTATCTCCAAGACGCGACCTCATAAATCATTTTTCCGCCGTCTGTACGATAAGACCAGTGGCGTACCTGGAGGACTGGGTCGCTGTAGAAGCGAACGTTGGCCCGGACGCGGTTTTTGAAGCCTCGGATTGTGCCTTTGGGGCCCAGAATCTCGACGTCTGGAGCCAACATCACACTAATCACTCGATTCGATTACTGTTATCTTATCAAAAAATTGCGCTTAATTAGCCCGGCGTGATTCACAAATTCGAGAAATGTTTGATTAAGATTTCGGGGATAAAGGGATTTGGCATTCATGTGTTATATTTAGAGCGAGCGCAGGGGAGATTTATTGATGATTCTGGACACGTTTTATTGAACAGGGATTTTTAGGGGAGTTCAGGTGACAGCATGCCTCTTAGTTACATTGGGGCCATTGTATATTGGCACTATTGTCTCTCGTTGAATGCCTTACTGTAAACTCGGTGATTCACCGGAGGCAGAAACCGAGAATTACAATATGACCCCTAATCACCCAAACGCGAAGATAACTTCGCCCATTGTCGACGATAGTGTTACATTTATTCAAGATTGGCGCACGagttatattaaaattaaatcggTTCAGTTTTTGAACCCGACGCACGTCAGCATTTacattttgcaattaatttttttaccggTTTGGCTTAGGTTACCTTGAACTTTCCCGTCATATGGTctataaaaacaagaaataacTAAATCGTTCAAAACGCAACTTGTTGCCAAGGGTCCAAATTATTTCATCCGATTTAAATCACCTCACGTAGACGCATACagattttgcaaatatttgttttcccAGATTTGCTTGGCTGATCTTGAACTTTGcttataaaaattgcaaatactTAGATACGCCCGATAAAAACACCAAACTTGGGAACTCTTGAAACAAATTCTAAATCGATACGAATAAtaagttataatttatttattcacacACTTTTGGTAATTGTGGTAAGGAAAAGCTCATCCCGACCAGCAAAGCGTCTAAACTTTGTTTGTGCTTTTGCACGAACTGAAACTACTTCAAGTAAACACGACAAAAAACACTAAAGCGACTTTGGTTCAATTTTAACAACATTCACCAGCATGTTTacaattttgcaattaattttttaccggTTTGACCCAACTAGCCTTGAACTTTCACATCTGCATCCTcaagattttaattaattgaagaaGACAATAAACACTAGTCAATAAAGCGGTTTTTCGCAAcattaaaattcttaaatCCTCAACATTAAGTCATAGTTTCCGTTTTGGTGAGAATACAACAAGTAAGACAAAAACTGAATGTGGAGCAAACAATTTTCACTCACACGTTAATTTCAAGTTTGCTTGACCTATCTAACCTTGAGCTTTTACCTACGACCTgcggaaaattttaattaattacaagaaGACACTAAACTTAATTTGGGATGTTCGGTTTAAGTTAATCCTAAAATCGATAATCATAAATCATAAAGTAGAAAAATGCTCATAATGTACATTAACATAGAACAATGAATATTTTAATGCACTTTGTATAGCAAAGTTTGGATTTTGTTGGCGCTAATGTACCATTTTGTTGTAGCCACTGTTTGcacgtatttttattttctagaaCATTCTAATGACAtgtttttagaatagtttttgttatttaaatcagTAAACCGAAAGTAAGTCACGTTTCTCAAGTattgataaattaataaatttatttatctgaTAAACAACAATTTACTGCTGATAAATTAAGACcaggaaataaaacaaacaagttGAAATTTGTTCATAGCTTTTATAGTCTGAATAAGATGCTAATTTACTTTTGGTAGGTCAAacaaatttagcaaaaaataagcGTTTTCACACCCAAAACACCTTAAAAAAGTGagttttctaaattattaacaCGAGTTTGTAAACACATctataaaaatgtttagattagtaatacatttattttattgcaaatgcTTGATTTCTAGAACACTTTAGAATGTTAATTTGTCCTTAGTGCATTTTTCagctttgtaaaaataaattaagaaaccCAAAGTAAGTCACGTTTCTCAAGTATTAACAAGTAATAAACCATTTATCAGATGAATGACTTGTTGCTGATTCACTAAAACTAGGAAATGGAGTAAGCAagtttctaaatttttgtgGTCACTAACAGGAAGTTTGTTTGCCTTGGGCTGGTGCAACTgtcagtgttttattttgtttaaaacacgGGAATTTAAGTAGTGTTTGACAATGAACTTCTTTACATGTTGTAATAATGTAAgtgatattttttctttttggatAATTATTGCCGTTCcgtggaaataaaaatttccagaGTGTTGTATTTTTGGCACTGTAACCTTGAACCTTCGCgctttttgttcaaaatcgCCAATTAGCGTCACATGCACGTATACCAACTGTTACATAACAGAACCTCGCATATGTCTAATGGTGTCACAGCTTAAAAAAAGCAAAGCCGGTGTCCTTACCTTCGCAACGGAATTAATTTGAAGGAAAGTGGCAATTCCCGCTCTGACCCGGTTTTTGACCCCCCTTACTGTCCCTTTAGCGCTCCTAATGGTCGCGGCACCGTCTCCGAGGAGGTCTTTATACCCGGCAAAAGTCTCGTCCTCGACGACTTTCGGCACATCATTGTCCTCACTCACATGCTCATTCAGATGAAACTTGTAGAACATATCGGTGTCGAGAATCGGCTTCACCTCCTTCTGCTCCTCCTTGCGCTCCTCGTAGCTCTTGACCACGACACTTTTGCGGATGTCCTGGAGGAGCGTCTGGGGCAGCGGCTTCGGCGAGGCCTTGCCCGAGTCGCACGAGTCGTTGTCGCTGTCCGTCAGCGAGGCCGTCCTCTGGTGCTGGATGAGCGTCACCGAGGTGTTCTTCTTGGGGGGCGGCGTGCCGTCCAAGTCGCTGCACGTGCCCGAGTCCAGGGTGTCACTCGGCGACGTCTGGCCGCTGGACATCACGTTGTAGAAAAAGTACGGCCGGGACATCATCTCCGAGGAGTTGACGCTGATGCGGATGCACGGCGGGCATGACACCTCCTCGGTGGGGTTGATGCGGATCTTGACGACGTGACTGGGAGAATGAGAGCTTTGCAGCGAGTGTTGTACCGGCGTGGAGGCTGGAGGGGACCGAGTCTTCGGAGGTAGCGGAGGTGCCACGAGCTGCTCCATTGTAAGACCTGCAAACGAACGACTTTGAAGGCCTTTACAACGCAGCCGACAATCCTCCAGACAAGGTTCCAGAGTTTTCTCGACTCGGGGGAATGCATATCAAAGGATAAcagaaaaacaaacacaaaggaacttaattagaagatgtgcgaaaatatgaaatattcttttcttttgtgtgcaaattaataaaaataattaaaggaataaatgtaaatattttcaagattaCCTCAGAACTCCCTGCTTCTCCAATCTTTATCTGGAGAACTCACCCGTTTAAAGTCTGCATAAGAAAGCAGtaactttgcaaaaattacttgaaaaaCTGCTCAGCTTTGGTTAAttgattgattaaaaaataaaatgtctttcTAATTATTTAGAACGTTAACGAGAGAAATGTTGTACTTCTTGCTCGTAATAGATATTAGAAGAAATGTTCggcttttaaatatttggttCACTCGCTGTTTTCTTTTCGTAGGCAAATGTTTTTGCTTATTGACAGCTCGAGAATTTACGAGAAAAAGAGTGAAAGTGCAAAAcgaaataatcacaaaattgaaaatagtgATAGCAAGTGctaaatattaaaatgattTGCTTCAGAAATatcgtaaaaataaactaaaagtaATCCTAATTAATTACCGGAACGAATTTAAACTACGTGGaagagtaaaaattgattcaacACTCGAGATTATCAATCAGAAATCTCAAAAAGACAAAGGCGGAGAAAgtcttaattaaaactgaGAGTAGATACGGGTACAGGCGAAGAAACTGAGCTGTACCCAAGATTAATAACAAGCTAAAATTGTGCCGTCTTCGTAGGTTGAAGAAAGTTTGAGCAATTTATGAGAAATCGTCAAAAATGATAGGATGTAAATAAAATCTCCCATTTGAAgcaatttataataaaacgttCAATTTAAACGATTTCGTAACACGGCTCTAACTGCGAAATTATTCGACTTTTATGTAGCTTATAATTTAGTGATATTTCCAGTTGATGTAATCGGATCAAAAGTGTGAACTCGAG
The sequence above is a segment of the Tribolium castaneum strain GA2 chromosome 9, icTriCast1.1, whole genome shotgun sequence genome. Coding sequences within it:
- the LOC658863 gene encoding glutaredoxin domain-containing cysteine-rich protein CG12206; its protein translation is MEQLVAPPLPPKTRSPPASTPVQHSLQSSHSPSHVVKIRINPTEEVSCPPCIRISVNSSEMMSRPYFFYNVMSSGQTSPSDTLDSGTCSDLDGTPPPKKNTSVTLIQHQRTASLTDSDNDSCDSGKASPKPLPQTLLQDIRKSVVVKSYEERKEEQKEVKPILDTDMFYKFHLNEHVSEDNDVPKVVEDETFAGYKDLLGDGAATIRSAKGTVRGVKNRVRAGIATFLQINSVAKNYKEKDAGKVVVYTTTMGILRETYQACMKVKQILRTLLIKFEERDVFMSTEYQNEIRERMRCDQILVPQVFVDGQHVGDAETIERLNESGELRRILKPFKSMDACTTCKVCGGYRLLPCQVCNGSKKSVHRNHFTTEFVALKCMNCDEVGLVKCSAC